DNA sequence from the Lates calcarifer isolate ASB-BC8 unplaced genomic scaffold, TLL_Latcal_v3 _unitig_2073_quiver_1023, whole genome shotgun sequence genome:
ATATGTAAAATCGTTaattatctataccacttatccttaagagTCACAGGGAGCTAGgtcctatcccagctgacaatgggtgagaggcggggtacaccctggacaggtcaccagtccatcacagggccacatatagagacaaacaaccactgatTCCACTGCAGCCGACTTCCcacacattatttttcaatgactgagtttttgagttttctcactttgttttgtttttggttttgttttctgtgttctctTTAAGCcttaaatatctttttaaaaaatgccctGTTATAAGCTGCAGTCAGTTTGAATATGAAGCACAGTGTTGCTGAGCTCTGTCAGTTTTCTCTGGATACAAAAAGCTAAATAAGAGAAAACATCTTACTGATGGTAAGAGCACACCCACTGTTGAATAGAATAATTAGACTTCCTCCTTAGGTTCAGTGGATATTTGAAGAAGACGGTCTTGTTCCCATTGCTGCGTGAACCtaaagacactgctgctgcttttcaagAAACTTGAGGGGAGGTAAGTTTTTCTTGGATTTCCCATGTTTATGCCACATTGTATTCATCTGTATTTGTAATTTTACTGAGTATGAATTGGCAGAAATTGAGTAGAAGCTGCtacattttttttgcacaaCAGTGTCTCTCTACACACTGCAATTTGAAACTGCCCCAAATTATATTTCACTTACTGCAGCTCTATGTGCCATTAATAAGAATATTTCTGATATTTCCCCATagctaaatgtaattttaaaactggagggaaaaaaaatcttatttaaCAAAGTCATATGTGAACAAATTCACAATAAACTGAATGAACAGATGGTAGATATTTTGCTTATTACAGACATTTCAAAAATAGAATAGATGTAAAATAGATGTTGATCAGAATCAGATCCTCCAGCAGGGAAACTGCTTTGTTATAATTATTCAAACGCATACTTAGTAAAGAGGAAGTAAAGTGAAAACTACTATAATagtgaaaatgtacaaatgtaaatgtgcaaaaataaaaagtaatatgCAATATAGGatatatttttcactgtggtttaaaatgaataaaatcagcCACAGCTGTGACTGAAGTGTAATGTTTGATCATTCTTTCTGTTCCCTGCTCTGACCTAACGATACAGTGTTTGGTGATGACGTTACTGAAGATTCAGAGCCTCCTGCCTCTcgctgctctcctcctcctcatatcTGTCACTCCCACAATGGCTAAAGTGGTGACATCAGTGTCACAATGCGCAGAATTTTTTCTCCAGCAAACCCCACCATATATCCCAGAAATCTTGAAGAACGGGAACATCCTGGACCAGAACAGATACAAACCCATCTGCCAGACTTTAAATGACACAAGAACGTTTGTGACGCTCTACGACACCACCAACAAGATCCCAGTGTTTTCTGCTTACAAGTACAGAGGAaatcaaaagagaaagagaccagCAAACATTTGGAAGATAGAGCCACAGGTGAGCTTTTTGACAGAAACAACTTAACCTAGCCTTATTTTCACATGTTGGGTGTATCTTtaatcggtgcagtattgagcaggAATGATGTACCCACCAACAGCTGTTGGTGGCAACCTCTGCTcctcccacaactacaactacacCTGATGCTGTCACTTGTGGTTGGGtgttgtcactgacagactcaggtTGTTATCtgacaacagagacagacatgtttATTACAGAGGAAAATCGTCTTTGTTTCACAAGAAACATTACTTTACAGCACTGTGAAAAAGTTTTACACAGTAAAGATAGTGTGAGGataatgtcaaaaatagtcCCATGATAAACTAattgatgctgactgtgtgtttggactcgTTGTCCTGCTTCAGGAtgaatctgggactgatcagacacctccctgatggttctgatgaaggataagagtaaaTATTCTAAAAGTAAAAATTCTTTGGACAGTACAGAACATCACTACgagactccattgacaaaaacgtCATCAATCATTTTACTGGGAGATGTCTTGATCCCTATCAAtgatttacactgaaaaacagagaaagacccAGGTTTCAAAATTCCTTTaacaataatcataataataatattacttTTTCAGTAGTGATGTTTATCATTAATTGAATTCTCTCCAAGTGTTTAACTGTATAATGTTGTAGCATGTGGAGCAAATTCTCCTAAAGTTAATCTCACTGACTAAACCTGCCCAGTGTCATGTTCACACTGCATGAGACTGATGAGTTAATCGGAAATTTTGGATCTTTTTCAAACCAATCAGTATTGGTACGTTTAATCTACTTTACTGAGACTCTGCCCACATGAGTGATTTATTCTTCCATTTATTACAGCTTGAGGACAGAAATGGTGATGACAACATGCAAAGAGCAAATGATAAGAGGAGGTACAACCACCAGGCTGGGAATACTGATTACAAGAACCAAGGTTTCGACCGAGGGCATTTATTACCAAGCTCTTATGGCTTTtctgaaaatgataaagaatCTACCTTTACTCTGACCAATGTTGTTCCACAAGAAGGCACATTTAACAAGGGAAGCTGGAACTACATGGAGCAATGTGTCAGATGTGTTCTGGATAAATACTGCATCAACAACAATGACATTACAGAGGGCTTTGTGGTAATTGGAGCAAAGCCCAGTGACAACGACATCCTCAACAACAGGATTAATATTCCGTCCATGCTCTGGTCGGCATTCTGTTGCTACAGTAGGGAAAAGGGGTGGTTAGCAAGTGCACACTGGGGTGAGAACATTCCAGATATTAATAAACATCTGCAGACAAAGACCTTGGCAGAGCTCCATGCTGAACTGGGAGGATCATTTAGTGCATTTCCTGGAACACAATGTCCTCTTCATACAACTGTCACTCACTTGTACCCACATCTTAACAAGAACTGCAGTTGCCCACCACCCACTTCCAGTACCTCTGCTCCTCCCACAACTACAGCTACCCCAACATCTGCATCTCTTTCTACCACACCTGCCCCTCCCAGTAGTACATCTGGATCTCTAACTGCTACATCTACCCCCCTAAGTACCACATCTGGTCTTTTTACTAACACACCTGATACTTCAACATCTGGTCTCACAACTACCATACCTGGTGCTTCAACATCTGGTCCTCCAACTACCACACCTGGTGCTTCAACATCTGGCCAACCTACTACCACACTTGATGCTTCAACATCTGGTCCTTCAACTACCACACCTGGTGCTTCAACATCTGGTCCTCCAACTACCACACCTGACACTTCAACGTCTGGTCTCACAACTACCACACCTGCTGCTTCAACATCTGGTCCTCCAACTACCACACCTGCTGCTTCAACATCTGAGCCTCCAACTACCACACCTGATGGTTCAACATCTGGTCCTCCAACCACCACACCTGGTGCTTCAACATCTGGTCTCACAACTACCACACCTGATGCTTCACCTTCTGGTCCCACAACTACCACACCTGGTGCTTCAACATCTGGTCTCACAACTACCACACCTTATGCATCAACATCTGGTCCTCCAACTACCACGCCTGACGCTTCAACATCTGGTCTCACAACTACCACACCTGGTGCTTCAACATCTGAGCCTCCAACTACCACACCTGGTGCTTCAACATCTGGTCTCACAACTACCACACTTGATGCTTCAACATCTGATTCTCCAACTACCACACCTGGTGCTTCAACATCTGGTCCACCAACCACCACACCTGGTACTTCAACATCTGGTCTCACAACTACCACACCTGATGCTTTAACATCTGGTCCACCAACTACCACACCTGGTGCTTCAACATCTGGTCTCACAACTACCACACCTGGTGCTTCAACATCTGGTCCCACAACTACCACACCTGGCGCGTCGACATCTGGTCCTCCAACTACCACACCTGGTGCTTCAACATCTGGTCCACCAACCACCACACCTAGTGCTTCAACATCTGGTCCCACAACTACCACACCTGGCGCTTCGACATCTGGTCCTCCAACTACCACACCTGGTGCTTCAACATCTGGTCCACCAACCACCACATCTGGTACTTCAACATCTGGTCCACCAACCACCACACCTGATGCTTCAACATCTGGTCCCACAACTACCACACCTGGTGCTTCAACATCTGGTCCACCAACCACCACATCTGGTACTTCAACATCTGGTCCACCAACTACCACACCTGGTGCTTCAACATCTGGTCTCACAACTACCACACCTGCTGCTTCAACATCTGGTCCACCAACTACCACACCTGGCACTTCAACATCTGGTCCACCAACCACCACATCTGGTACTTCAACATCTGGTCTCACAACTACCACACCTGGTGCTTCAACATCTGGTCCTCCTCCCACAACTACAGCTACCCCAACATCTGCATCTCTTTCTACCACACCTGACTTACTGACCACCACATCAGGCTCAGCCAGTACCACAACCAGGcctcccacaactacaactggCCACACTGTTACAACAACCAGCACTCCCTCAACTACTGCTTCTGCCACTCTGAGCACCACTACACCTACACCTACAGAAACACCAACAACTACTGTTCTGACGACCACAACATTTTCTCCTACAACCACTAAACCCCAAAATACAACCATTCCACCAACAACCACAGTCCCTACAACAACCACCAAACCCACTACTGCCACAacaactaccacaaccacaacagagaagaaaaataaagatgaaaacaataaaaatgagaatAGACAAAATAATGAGAAGCCAGCAGGAAAAGCTCCAGGAACAGGAATACGAAAAGTAGTTTTGGAAGCAGTAGCAGGAgtaggagcaggagcaggagcagcagcagcaggagcagcaggagtgggagcgggagcaggagcaggagcagcaggagcaggagcaggagcaggagcaggagcaggagcaggagcagcagcggGAGCGGGAGCGGGAGCGGGAGcgggagcaggagcagcaggagcaggagcagcaggagcaggagcaggagcagcaggagcaggagcaggagcaggagcagcagtagCAGGAGCAGGAGCGGGAGcgggagcaggagcaggaggagcaggagcaggagcagcagcggGAGCGGGAGCGGGAGCGGGAGcgggagcaggagcagcaggagcaggagcaggagcagcaggagcaggagcagcaggagcagcagcagcagcagtagcaggagcaggagcagcaggagcagcagcagcagcaggagcaggagcaggagcaggagcaggagcagcagcagcagcagcagcagcagcaggagcagcaggagcagcagcagcagcagtagcagtagcaggagcaggagcaggagcaggagcaggagcaggagcagcagcagcagcaggagcaggagcaggagcaggaacagcaggagcagcaggagcaggagcatcTACCCCCCTAACTACCACATCTACCCCTCTCACTACAACATCTGCCCCTCTAACTACCACATCTACCCCTCTCACTACAACATCTGCCCCTCTAACTACCACATCTACCCCTCTCACTACCACATCTGCCCCTCTAACTACCACATCTTTAGTTACTGCTACATTTTCTGCTCAAACTACCACCAACATTTTCAGCACTGTCCCTTCAAACTTGTCTTTTCCTCCAAACACCACTGTTAATCTTTTAACTTTTCCTCCCAGCGTTTCTCCTAATCAAACCAGCACATCTGCATTTCAAACCATGATTACTACTCATCcaaaattcagtgtttctcagtcAACCTCCACTAGTCTTCCAACTTTAATAGCTCATCACATCATTTCCACCCACAGTCCGTCTTCTCCCTCAGCTCCTTCTCCAACTTCAGACACTCCAACAGTGTCTAaccctccttttcctctttcaaatTCCTCCATCCCGTGTCCTCCTGTTACACAAATATCTGTCTTTCAGCATTACCAGAGTGTCCTTGCATACTACCAATACCAGCTGTACCAATACCAAAATAACAACTAGCATTGCACCTTAATCAAGCAACAATGGTACTAACTTTCTCAGTGTACAACCTCTCTACTAATATAGGTTCTCTTGCAAattgaaatactgtacatgccATCAGCCATTAAAAATTGCACTTATTTTAAATCTTGGGTAGATGGACAGATTGTGATCCTTTTAAACTTTTCCCTATGAGGTCTTTATgctgagctgtttttttaaatgaatttaatcaTGTAATCAAGCATCTTTACTGAGCATTATATACAAATATAGAGGTGAACATACATAACATCAACTCTAACCTCTTTACATGCAGTTTCTGACTTTGTTCATTTGTCTCTTATGATGTTTGGCTTTTTCAGATGTTAGGTTGTTTAACCACATATTAGAAACTGTTTAATCAATGCTATGTTTTACTCACTGCTACTGTTCATATCAGTTTCATTAAAACAATTTACCACAGCACCACCTGGTGTCCGTTTTGTACAGGGTCTTACGTGGGTctaaaatgtgatatttttctgctctctgaTGGGGCGTGCTAGATGAAGGTTTCAGAAAACCTAGATGACCTATGATGAATAAGCTCTTGCATCTGAAATTTTCAAAATACAGACACGGCTAGAgtaaaaagagagacaggaagtggaggaggcTATTAATAGCAAACAGCATGACTTAACTGATGAAGAGCAATGTGGTTTAAGACAGTTTTATGAGCTGAacttgcctcctcctcctcctctcatgtCTCTGCCCAGGCTGCTGTGCACCATCCTCCTGATGGTCCTTTGCACCGTGCTGCTCgtagtgtgtttgaatgtacaCAGAAACCGGGCTACAGGTAGGAATTCCTCTGGAAGTCATTTTGGGATATTACCTCAGTGTCTTCAGTGGTAACTATGAAAGGCTTCTCAAAAAGGTTTTACATCTTTCTGTTCCTGCAGCAAAAAGAAACTCTGGACGTCTTTCATCTGGGTGATCAGTCTTGTTTCCTgctgatgaagaagaaaaagagcagcTACTGTACAAGTTGTAGTTTGTTAATGCAATGACCAGTATTTCTAATACAATGACAAGacaatattgtattttatttatctatttaaaaaaaatctataatatttttatatataccTATATGTACATGTTGATCAAAACACAAGATCAAGTAAAACTCAACAACAGCTTTCTGTATTTGTTCAAAGTCTTTTTTAatgagaagggaaaaaaaatctgctttctCTCGCCACCTAGTGGACATTTTGATTAAATTCAGCTCagtttaaaaatgcttttttacCCCCACATGAGCAATTTGAGGCAAAAGCATGAAAGTTAGGACAGGTTATCTTAAAGTTTATTTAAGATTTTGGGAAGTTCTCTTTTTAGAAGACCATTGACTGTATGTAAGGCTGAATAGGTTAGAGCAGTGTGGAAATAACTGAGGGATTTGTGGAGTCCACACAAACTCTGATGTGACTGTTACACCAACCCCCTCTGTTGACTCGGTCACACTTACTACTGAGGAAGCTGCCATGctgaactgtttttaattgAGGTAGAAGGGCCCTTTGCTTCAGATGGTGAACAGCTTTATATATGCTTTCAAGTTATTGTGCTTTCAATGACTTTTTTAGTGTTTTCCCCCTCATTCATTGAAACAGAAATCTCCACTTCAGTGGCACTTTTATTATTCTTTACACTGAAGGTTTTTACAGAGGGGTTTTGTTTATATAGCATTAATAGCCTGATGTAGGCAACATTTTATTCCTAAAATCAAGGGAAGTTTCATGGTTTTATCTATTAGTTAAAAATCGTACCCTGTTCATTTGTGGCCTTGCCTTCAATGTGGTCTGTATgttgttgttaaaaaataaagcattttctgcatttaaaaGGTGCTGCACAAATCtaatacacagtatttttaaacaaataactCAGCAAATCAAACATCTTTCTTGAGaattatataaaaacatagaAGTGAAGACACACAATATTAATTGTACTCTCTTTAGGTGCAGTTTTTGCctttattaatgtgttttatattattgtggctttttcttttgtatgtgtCATTGTAATTTTGCTATTCATCAAATGGAATTGCTAACCCTAAATAGATTTGACATTAGAAATGCTAACTCAGAGCAACAAAAAGCCTCAGTATCTTGTTAGAAAATCAACACAGTATCCTAAAGATCATTTATGATATGAGAGATAAGGTGAGATAAGATCAGACAAGTCTACAACTGAGAAATCCacattgttacagcagcatcAGGGAttgtgtaaataaactttaGCTGCTTTAATCTGAGTCACTTTCATCACTTCATGACAGCAATTTCCCACAATATTTCCCTATGCTACATTTAATCTTTAATATTTTGCTGGCACATGTCAACAGAAACCACAAAGTCACATGTCTACAGCATAGGAGGAAACTATGGGAAACTCATGGGAACAAAGCAAGTTATTCTCTGCAGAAACTGGTACTtcccaaaacacaacaacaaatcagaCTCAGGTAAAGGAAAGTTAAAACTTTCCTCATCAGGGGAATATAAAGTTTGTTAATTCCCCTTTTGGCAGTTACCTGTGTCACATGGGTGAACAGGAGATAAACAGGTAGAAGAGAAATTGTTTTGAAGTTCTCATCTCATGTTGGTAATTTTCAGGTAAGAATATTCAGtaagaacatttaaaaatattaaaaatatttaatattaattttaaggaaGTGGAGGAGGCTACTAATAGTAAACAGCATGACATAAACCAAGTGTGTGAAAAATACCGACACTTGTTTATGCCAACAGACCGGTATGTCGCCAGACTACTTCCAAAGTATCTCTAATTACAGCTGCAAGTTTTTATTCttcagaaacagacaaacagagaaaaacacccACTGTGCTCGCTCAGTCTGCAGCAGTTTCACTACCCTGAGCTCCGTTTCATCATCTAATATCCTGTTTAAAGCGTCTGATAATGTGTATTTTACCTTTTCCCTGAATGCATTTTCAAGACAGTGTCCTGCTGATGGTCGAGGGGATGAGGTTTACTTGATTTGTGCAAATTCTCcaatgatttttaaataaaaagacaatgggacattttctttgttttaatatttaaattatgttAAATACATTTCCACCCCGGCTCTGCTGGCTCCTCTCAGGTGGCTCCTGGTCTGATTGTTGAGTAGATGGTTGGTTCAGGATCTGgttctgagaaaaacaacatgtgagCTGTTTTCACTGGTTATCGTTTATTTTCTGTCGTACAGAGTTGAAATATTAAGCAGGTCAACTGTCACAGTGAACTTTACTCCACAGAATAAAAGTCCCTGCatgtcaaaacaaaagagaaactgaacaaatatttttgtaaaaatctgcaaaattccctgtttttcattttgttttgatttttttttttttgggggggggggggggggggggggggtgtcattATTTTCCCATGTGCATCTAATCTATGaatgtgctttttttgtgtgtttttctctcagataTGCTTCAGAGCAACCTTACACCCATATAATAACTTGGTTATTTTGAGAGTAGCGATAAAGTGACTCAGAGTTTCAGGTGTGTTTGAATCCAGTGGTGGAGCGGTGACTCATTAACTTAGAAGACAAAGCGATTTATTATGCAGCTGATTTACTACgcagataaaaatgactcagtATGTTGTTGACTGATGACATGCTGACAAATAACATCTCCCCTTATCTGATGGAGATAAGAGGAACTGGTGTAGTTTATTTAAAGGGTCTATAatgaggtgagtgtgtgtgttttacctttgTCCCTCTTTGGTCGCACTTCCGGTGTGATGATGACGTCAGTGTACGACACATCTGGGTCACCTGCAGCACAACACTTCACTGTTACACAGCAGTTATGCACATTCATGGCCCCATTATTGATCCAATTTACCAGTTTACCAGCAGAAtaaagtgtatttatttacatttaggAGGCATAAAAAAAAccattaaatttatttttcaagtgtAATCTTCTGCTCTCTGAATTTTCTTCGTTTTTCAAACTATGttaatgtttgaaatgtatGAACCAAGAGTGACGGCAGAAACAAGAAGAACGTGATTCCACCTCACactaatgttgctttaatgcaCCACTGAAATATAACACAAAGGTTTGTGGTGCGTTCGGCTCTGTTGTACACTGCGATAACAACTTCATGCATAACGACACATTGAGCTGTTTGTGGTTTCATCGTGAACGGTTTCTTACAGTGAGAGCAACAGACTCTTTCTTGCTACTGTACTTGAAATGTGAGATTTGTATGCCATTCACCTGAAGGTAAAATggttcttgtctttttcttgaCAAAAATAAGTGCAGAATATcacctgtgttgtgtgttacCATTTTAAAGAAGCTTAACCTACTTGAAATAGGCATTTTCTGTGATTTGACGTCCTTGTCAGACGTAACCCTGAAACATCGGtgtataaaatgtatgaaaacagGCTAACCTTTGTgtctcctccagagccacagcagcatcacagaagtcagcaggaggcagacacccaCTACAGGAAGTAGAATGTATGCGAGATGTAGGTGGAAAGGCTCGGGACGCCCAGCTTCAAACAACAAATGAGGAAAACCCCTGTTTAGTCTTAgtgcaaacacaacaacaacagctctgtCTGCATGTAACTTTCAACCCCAAATATTcagcaaactttttttttttttttttttacctttctcACCTCTGACAGCCAACCAGCTGTCTGGTGATTCTCCTGCTCCACTGATGTTACACTTGTAGAGGCCTTCATCAGACTTGGAGACGTTGTAGATGGTCATGTTTCCTGTAGAGCTGCTCGCGATGAAGAGGTTGTCCTTGTAAAATTGAGCTGTGAGGTTGGCGGAGGATGTCGCCCTGTTTATGCAACGCAGAGTCACGGCATCTCCCTCCTGCACAGGGAGAACAGGGCTCTCCAGGATCACAGAGCCACCTGAACGTCACATAGAAAATCACATAAATGAGCTGGGGCCAGTAACTTCCCCGTGAACCCTTGAATTCTACCTCTAGCTTGGTTTTAAGTGAAATTTCTCAACACCTAATGGATGGACTGCCATGGAATTTGGAGCAGACTTGtctgcctcagctgtactttgtgtttagtgccagttaggaaatgttagcatgctaactatcATTGAAGTAGTCATCCATTCTTGCACTACCTCACTTATTTACACAGGTAGTCTAGAGCGAGTGGTGCTGACcgtcacttgccaagagcttcagccatcgttgcATGTGAAATGCAAGAGGTTAtaatatgccctctgagcagcgctacttcttcaagGCAGTCTGGATGTTTCAGTGTTGCTATCAGAAAGTTATGAgacaggccagggctagctggttagcatgctaacttcagtagcagaaaagaagtgatagatTTGacgttgctttccaccactggcaACGcctcttggtgagtaaagaaaCTGGATGTTAACTTTGCTAAATAGCACCTGTAACcctgcatgttagcatgctgacattagcagGAAGTTCAAAACACTGCTAGCATGGCGGTTGACCTTCAGTCttgtggttttttttcctcaaaatttGCCTTCAATTGCTTTACGTGGTAACCATGTGGTGGTTTGGTTGAACTCACCGGTCACAGTGATGTTGATGGCTCTGCTGCGCGCTCCATCTCCAGACTCACACCAGTACACTCCAGCATCTGATTGGTAAAAGTCATCGAGGAGGCACTGAGAGTCATTCCTTCTTCCCCAGCCTTTGGAGCACTCTTCATTGATGTATTTGGATGTGTTCCTCTTTACTCTCCATTCAGAGGAGTTACCAGTCTCCACACAGCTCAGGGTGACAGACTCATATTGAAAGAACTGGGATCTGTTGGGAACGACTTTCAGAGCAGctgcaaaaaacagaaatgtgttcaCAATGTGAGCAACACTCATCCTTTGAATTCTTGTAGGG
Encoded proteins:
- the LOC108892070 gene encoding low affinity immunoglobulin gamma Fc region receptor II-b-like isoform X2, whose translation is MHHLWFLKCCADTSCTKVDSNVRCSPSGCYSVDCQPNRMELMTLCTIVAALKVVPNRSQFFQYESVTLSCVETGNSSEWRVKRNTSKYINEECSKGWGRRNDSQCLLDDFYQSDAGVYWCESGDGARSRAINITVTGGSVILESPVLPVQEGDAVTLRCINRATSSANLTAQFYKDNLFIASSSTGNMTIYNVSKSDEGLYKCNISGAGESPDSWLAVRAGRPEPFHLHLAYILLPVVGVCLLLTSVMLLWLWRRHKGDPDVSYTDVIITPEVRPKRDKEPDPEPTIYSTIRPGAT
- the LOC108892065 gene encoding endonuclease domain-containing 1 protein-like — encoded protein: MTLLKIQSLLPLAALLLLISVTPTMAKVVTSVSQCAEFFLQQTPPYIPEILKNGNILDQNRYKPICQTLNDTRTFVTLYDTTNKIPVFSAYKYRGNQKRKRPANIWKIEPQLEDRNGDDNMQRANDKRRYNHQAGNTDYKNQGFDRGHLLPSSYGFSENDKESTFTLTNVVPQEGTFNKGSWNYMEQCVRCVLDKYCINNNDITEGFVVIGAKPSDNDILNNRINIPSMLWSAFCCYSREKGWLASAHWGENIPDINKHLQTKTLAELHAELGGSFSAFPGTQCPLHTTVTHLYPHLNKNCSCPPPTSSTSAPPTTTATPTSASLSTTPAPPSSTSGSLTATSTPLSTTSGLFTNTPDTSTSGLTTTIPGASTSGPPTTTPG
- the LOC108892070 gene encoding low affinity immunoglobulin gamma Fc region receptor II-like isoform X3 — its product is METVSESALKVVPNRSQFFQYESVTLSCVETGNSSEWRVKRNTSKYINEECSKGWGRRNDSQCLLDDFYQSDAGVYWCESGDGARSRAINITVTGGSVILESPVLPVQEGDAVTLRCINRATSSANLTAQFYKDNLFIASSSTGNMTIYNVSKSDEGLYKCNISGAGESPDSWLAVRGEKAGRPEPFHLHLAYILLPVVGVCLLLTSVMLLWLWRRHKGDPDVSYTDVIITPEVRPKRDKEPDPEPTIYSTIRPGAT
- the LOC108892070 gene encoding low affinity immunoglobulin gamma Fc region receptor II-like isoform X1, coding for MHHLWFLKCCADTSCTKVDSNVRCSPSGCYSVDCQPNRMELMTLCTIVAALKVVPNRSQFFQYESVTLSCVETGNSSEWRVKRNTSKYINEECSKGWGRRNDSQCLLDDFYQSDAGVYWCESGDGARSRAINITVTGGSVILESPVLPVQEGDAVTLRCINRATSSANLTAQFYKDNLFIASSSTGNMTIYNVSKSDEGLYKCNISGAGESPDSWLAVRGEKAGRPEPFHLHLAYILLPVVGVCLLLTSVMLLWLWRRHKGDPDVSYTDVIITPEVRPKRDKEPDPEPTIYSTIRPGAT